In one window of bacterium DNA:
- a CDS encoding GGDEF domain-containing protein encodes MRFYKYLGLLVGLVLGLGAPLGGFLVSALVRNGWNLAALNADAEEHRYIYLYMTISTPFVFAVFGSYFGFLLDRLAVQKAALRHLNGILERQSMTDEMTGLLNRRQLDLEIEREIERAKRYKHSIAGIMIDIDDFKQINDTRGHLMGDVALKKAATAVRDCIRKVDIAGRYGGDEFLVLLPEAIMDGARTVAVRIQEHIRAIRIEVPRPVLTLTASIGLFAFPDCSFLNKKVFLETVDTALLKAKKAGKNRIVSG; translated from the coding sequence ATGAGATTTTACAAGTATCTCGGCCTTCTTGTCGGACTGGTCCTCGGCCTCGGGGCCCCTCTCGGGGGCTTCTTGGTCAGCGCCCTTGTTCGGAACGGTTGGAACCTCGCCGCCCTGAACGCCGACGCGGAGGAACATCGTTACATCTACCTCTACATGACGATCTCGACCCCCTTCGTCTTCGCGGTCTTCGGGTCTTATTTCGGATTTCTCCTCGACAGGCTCGCCGTCCAAAAGGCGGCGCTCAGGCACTTGAACGGCATCCTGGAGCGCCAGTCGATGACCGACGAAATGACGGGCCTCCTGAACCGCCGCCAGCTCGATCTTGAGATCGAACGCGAGATCGAGCGCGCGAAACGCTACAAACATTCCATCGCCGGAATCATGATCGACATCGACGACTTCAAGCAGATCAACGACACGCGCGGACACCTGATGGGCGACGTGGCCCTCAAAAAAGCGGCGACGGCCGTCCGGGACTGCATCCGCAAGGTGGACATCGCCGGCCGCTACGGCGGCGACGAGTTTTTGGTGCTTTTGCCGGAGGCGATCATGGACGGGGCGCGGACGGTCGCCGTCCGCATCCAGGAGCACATCCGCGCGATCCGGATCGAGGTCCCCCGTCCGGTGCTCACGCTCACCGCATCCATCGGCCTCTTCGCCTTCCCCGACTGCAGTTTTCTGAACAAGAAGGTCTTCCTCGAGACGGTGGACACGGCGCTCCTGAAGGCCAAAAAGGCGGGCAAGAACCGGATTGTTTCGGGATAG
- a CDS encoding DUF1189 domain-containing protein codes for MSAVNPFFFRTVVRKSAVRAFVYYMVFTTLYTLAVCGVGVWWLSRNWTPALQVAKNSLPPFEIKIDQGHLSTTLPEPFVFSDAEFTLIVDTSGKVLSAEDLENYEQALVITKTKAIIKKSRFESREYLWSAAPDFQLTSTDVIDWLIAYKDRILWILFAAVALGVLPLLWLFLIPVICFLALLLLIPARLFGTGLQYGQTASIAFYAITLPTLLQTVLVTQGLAKSGIFWLVYLGWSVLGVAVTRGTRPPSTGEASAPPPPPPSFPPLPQRS; via the coding sequence ATCAGCGCCGTTAATCCCTTTTTCTTCCGGACCGTCGTGCGCAAGTCCGCCGTCCGGGCCTTTGTCTACTACATGGTCTTCACCACCCTCTACACCCTGGCCGTCTGCGGCGTGGGCGTCTGGTGGCTTTCGCGGAACTGGACGCCGGCGCTTCAGGTCGCGAAGAACTCCCTTCCGCCTTTCGAGATCAAGATCGATCAGGGTCATCTCTCGACGACGCTTCCCGAACCCTTCGTCTTTTCCGATGCGGAATTCACCTTGATCGTCGATACCAGCGGCAAGGTCCTCAGCGCGGAGGACTTGGAGAACTACGAGCAAGCCCTCGTCATCACCAAGACCAAGGCCATTATCAAAAAGAGCCGGTTCGAGAGCCGTGAATACCTCTGGTCGGCGGCGCCCGACTTCCAACTTACCTCGACCGACGTGATCGACTGGCTGATCGCCTACAAGGACCGCATTCTTTGGATCTTGTTCGCGGCCGTGGCGCTGGGCGTCCTGCCCCTGTTGTGGCTCTTCCTGATCCCGGTGATCTGCTTCCTGGCCCTGCTACTGTTGATTCCGGCGAGGCTGTTTGGAACGGGGCTCCAGTACGGCCAGACCGCCTCGATCGCCTTTTACGCCATCACACTGCCGACGCTCCTTCAGACCGTTCTCGTGACCCAGGGGCTGGCCAAGAGCGGGATCTTCTGGCTCGTCTATCTCGGATGGTCCGTCTTGGGGGTCGCCGTGACGCGCGGAACCCGGCCCCCGTCAACGGGCGAGGCATCCGCACCCCCGCCGCCTCCGCCTTCGTTCCCGCCGCTTCCTCAAAGATCCTGA
- the mtgA gene encoding monofunctional biosynthetic peptidoglycan transglycosylase has product MSTLGKTLRFVLWSPFIALGGFFVFSLPPVASLRWAHPIRTAFMWQRPGAVGQTWVPLPQISAALQSSVVSAEDATFYEHRGVDFREMRESLKKNRGKRKYARGFSTITMQLAKNLYLTPEKVIVRKILEIALAFEMEALLPKERILELYLNLVEWGPGVYGAEAASRHYFKKTADSLSSGEAAFLAAILPNPRKWGQWPPGPYVRKRMDVLQAKKKPLEPLPELPEDEEIPENPRPERGEPIPQDL; this is encoded by the coding sequence GTGTCAACCCTGGGAAAGACCCTCCGTTTCGTCCTCTGGTCGCCTTTCATCGCGTTGGGGGGATTTTTCGTTTTCTCGTTGCCTCCCGTGGCGTCGCTCCGCTGGGCCCATCCCATCCGCACGGCCTTCATGTGGCAGAGGCCGGGCGCCGTCGGACAGACCTGGGTGCCGCTCCCCCAAATCTCGGCCGCCCTGCAATCCTCGGTCGTTTCCGCCGAGGATGCGACCTTCTACGAACACAGGGGCGTGGACTTTCGGGAAATGCGGGAATCCCTGAAAAAAAATCGCGGGAAAAGGAAATACGCGCGCGGATTTTCGACGATCACCATGCAGCTGGCGAAGAACCTCTACTTGACGCCCGAAAAGGTCATCGTCCGGAAGATTTTGGAGATCGCGCTGGCCTTCGAGATGGAAGCCCTCCTGCCCAAAGAGAGGATCTTGGAGTTGTACTTGAATCTCGTCGAATGGGGGCCGGGCGTCTATGGGGCGGAGGCGGCGTCCCGCCATTACTTCAAGAAGACGGCGGACTCGCTCTCCTCCGGCGAGGCGGCGTTTCTCGCCGCGATCCTGCCGAATCCGCGGAAATGGGGCCAATGGCCGCCGGGCCCGTACGTCCGGAAGCGGATGGACGTCCTTCAGGCCAAAAAGAAACCCCTCGAGCCGTTGCCGGAACTGCCCGAAGACGAGGAGATCCCTGAAAACCCGCGGCCCGAGAGGGGAGAGCCGATCCCTCAGGATCTTTGA
- the efp gene encoding elongation factor P → MIAATQIRVGMVILYDGELCKVMGIDHITQGNKRGKVQVEMRNLRTGNKLQYRFRSEDTVEKAVLNEKEMEYLYNDGDTYHFMDSANYEQITINKDELGNAVNYLQPNTKVMVLMHDERPIGVQLPTTMTLKIVETQPPMKGATAAGGAKPATLDNGLTIKIPQFIEEGELVRVNTETNEYVDRA, encoded by the coding sequence ATGATCGCAGCCACTCAAATCCGCGTCGGAATGGTCATCCTCTATGACGGAGAACTCTGCAAGGTGATGGGGATCGACCACATCACGCAGGGCAACAAGCGGGGCAAGGTGCAGGTGGAGATGCGGAACCTGCGCACCGGTAACAAGCTGCAGTACCGGTTCCGGTCCGAAGACACCGTCGAAAAGGCGGTCCTGAACGAGAAAGAGATGGAGTATCTCTACAACGACGGCGACACCTACCACTTCATGGATTCGGCGAACTACGAGCAGATCACCATCAACAAGGACGAACTGGGCAACGCCGTCAATTATCTCCAGCCCAACACCAAGGTCATGGTCCTGATGCACGACGAAAGGCCGATCGGCGTCCAGCTCCCCACCACCATGACGCTCAAGATCGTCGAGACCCAGCCCCCCATGAAAGGCGCCACCGCTGCCGGGGGCGCCAAACCGGCCACCCTCGACAACGGTCTCACCATCAAGATCCCCCAATTCATCGAAGAGGGCGAATTGGTCCGGGTCAACACCGAGACCAACGAGTACGTGGATCGGGCTTAA
- a CDS encoding Tudor-knot domain-containing protein — protein sequence MKKTSLAAVIALFAVFVASSASAALCGAGDRAQVLWKGTWYPASVQRVSDDGQKCFIHYDGYGSNWDEWVGSDRIKVAGASAPAAAPAAAFKAGDSVQVNWKGSWWNASVLQVLGGGRYRIHYDGYDSSWDENVGPSRIRPR from the coding sequence ATGAAGAAAACTTCCCTCGCGGCCGTCATCGCCTTATTCGCGGTCTTCGTCGCCTCGTCCGCGTCCGCCGCCCTTTGCGGCGCCGGTGACAGGGCGCAAGTGCTCTGGAAGGGCACCTGGTACCCGGCCTCCGTCCAACGCGTCAGCGACGACGGGCAGAAATGCTTCATCCACTACGACGGCTACGGCAGCAATTGGGACGAATGGGTCGGCTCGGACCGGATCAAGGTCGCCGGGGCCTCGGCGCCGGCCGCCGCTCCGGCTGCGGCCTTCAAGGCTGGGGACTCCGTCCAGGTCAATTGGAAGGGCTCGTGGTGGAACGCGAGCGTCCTCCAAGTCCTCGGAGGAGGCCGCTACCGCATCCATTACGACGGCTATGACAGCTCGTGGGACGAGAACGTCGGTCCCTCGCGGATCCGTCCGAGATAA
- a CDS encoding dodecin family protein — translation MAVARVTDIIASSKEGWEDAARQALTRAAKTLRGITGMEVISQKAKVENGRITEYRVECRITFILEK, via the coding sequence ATGGCCGTCGCAAGAGTCACCGACATCATCGCATCATCGAAGGAAGGCTGGGAGGACGCCGCCCGCCAGGCGCTGACCCGCGCCGCGAAGACGCTCAGGGGCATCACCGGCATGGAAGTCATCAGCCAAAAGGCGAAGGTCGAGAACGGGCGCATCACGGAGTACCGGGTCGAGTGCCGGATCACGTTCATTCTGGAAAAATGA
- the pgsA gene encoding CDP-diacylglycerol--glycerol-3-phosphate 3-phosphatidyltransferase, producing MSEPSFLERRWRPRKPLTTDQLLGIANYLTYARIAIVPVVVLLLMGVQPYRLDRQSLNVFLSWTAMTFFVVAQISDVIDGIYARKYGVSSSFGKFIDPLADKLLSTAGLIMLVSLDRVAAWVAILLVAREITITGLRGVAASEGLEMAASDWGKKKTIILSVALGCLMVHYPFWGIDPQRLGTVILWVTLAVSMGSGAHYVWTFFKAVIVSPKKTQT from the coding sequence ATGTCGGAGCCGAGCTTCCTCGAACGAAGATGGCGCCCGCGCAAACCCCTGACGACCGATCAGTTGCTGGGGATTGCGAATTATCTGACCTACGCCCGCATCGCGATCGTCCCCGTCGTCGTTCTTCTCCTCATGGGCGTCCAGCCCTACCGGTTGGACCGCCAGTCGCTGAATGTTTTTCTGAGTTGGACCGCGATGACCTTCTTCGTCGTCGCCCAGATTTCCGACGTGATCGACGGTATCTACGCCCGCAAGTACGGCGTCTCGAGCTCGTTCGGGAAATTCATCGATCCCCTCGCCGACAAGCTCCTTTCGACCGCCGGGCTCATCATGCTCGTCTCCCTGGACCGCGTCGCCGCCTGGGTCGCGATCCTTCTCGTCGCCCGGGAGATCACCATCACGGGGCTGCGGGGCGTGGCCGCCTCCGAAGGGTTGGAGATGGCCGCCTCGGACTGGGGCAAGAAGAAGACGATCATCCTGTCCGTCGCCCTGGGATGCCTCATGGTCCACTACCCGTTCTGGGGGATCGACCCGCAGCGTCTCGGGACGGTGATCCTGTGGGTCACGCTGGCCGTCTCGATGGGATCGGGGGCGCATTACGTTTGGACGTTTTTCAAGGCCGTCATCGTCAGTCCTAAGAAAACTCAAACCTAG
- the nadB gene encoding L-aspartate oxidase, protein MMMQTDFLVIGSGIAGLSFALEVAKHGTVTVITKKTRAESNTNYAQGGIAAVMSAIDSVDKHIRDTLECGYGLCHEDAVRLVATQGPSAIRRLVDWGVQFSKQSAGGGFDLTREGGHSERRVLHFKDTTGAEIERALLEAIKSHPDIRVLEHHFAVDLITNRKEPLRCLGAYVLDQKSGNIESIAAGITLLATGGAGKVYLYTSNPDIATGDGMAMAYRAGARMANLEFVQFHPTCLFHPEAKSFLITEAVRGEGGVLRLPDGRAFMEKYHPMKDLAPRDVVARAIDAELKRTGYEYAWLDLTHKPASFIRERFPAIYEKCLSYGIDITVRPIPVVPAAHYFCGGVVTDLDARTNIQGLLAAGEVACTGLHGANRLASNSLLEAVVFSDRAAKTAMDEVKARAGTSEARSLPAWNPGTATDSDENVVIAQNWDEIRRTLWNYVGIVRSDKRLIRARSRVDLLMEEINQYYWNFRVTSDLLELRNIATVADLIIRCALWRKESRGLHYNIDYPDPRAEFQTDTLL, encoded by the coding sequence ATCATGATGCAGACGGATTTCCTGGTCATCGGCTCCGGAATCGCCGGTCTGAGTTTCGCGCTCGAGGTGGCCAAGCATGGGACGGTCACCGTCATCACGAAAAAGACCCGGGCCGAGTCCAACACCAACTATGCGCAGGGCGGGATCGCGGCGGTCATGTCCGCCATTGATTCCGTCGACAAGCACATCCGGGACACCCTCGAGTGCGGCTACGGCCTTTGCCACGAGGACGCCGTGCGATTGGTCGCGACCCAGGGCCCGTCCGCCATCCGGAGGCTGGTCGACTGGGGCGTCCAGTTTTCCAAACAATCCGCCGGCGGCGGATTCGATCTCACGCGCGAGGGCGGCCACAGCGAACGGCGCGTCCTGCATTTCAAGGACACGACGGGCGCCGAGATCGAGCGCGCCCTCCTGGAGGCGATCAAATCGCACCCGGACATCCGCGTCTTGGAGCACCACTTCGCGGTGGACCTGATCACCAATCGGAAAGAGCCGCTCCGCTGCCTGGGGGCCTACGTCCTCGATCAGAAGTCCGGAAACATCGAAAGCATTGCGGCCGGCATCACCCTCTTGGCCACGGGGGGGGCGGGCAAGGTCTACCTGTATACGTCCAACCCGGACATCGCGACCGGAGACGGCATGGCGATGGCCTACCGAGCCGGCGCGCGCATGGCGAACCTCGAATTCGTCCAGTTCCACCCAACCTGTCTCTTCCATCCGGAGGCGAAGTCCTTCCTCATCACCGAGGCCGTCCGCGGCGAGGGCGGCGTCCTCCGTCTGCCGGACGGCCGTGCCTTCATGGAAAAATACCATCCGATGAAGGACCTGGCCCCGCGGGACGTGGTCGCGCGCGCCATCGACGCGGAGCTCAAGCGGACCGGCTACGAATACGCGTGGCTGGACCTGACGCACAAGCCGGCCTCGTTCATCCGGGAGCGCTTTCCGGCCATCTACGAAAAATGCTTGAGCTACGGCATCGACATCACCGTCCGCCCTATCCCGGTAGTCCCCGCCGCGCACTACTTCTGCGGCGGCGTCGTGACGGACCTGGACGCCCGCACGAACATTCAAGGGCTGCTCGCGGCTGGCGAAGTCGCCTGTACGGGGCTGCATGGGGCCAACCGGCTGGCCTCAAATTCTCTATTGGAGGCGGTGGTGTTTTCGGACCGGGCGGCAAAAACCGCGATGGACGAGGTGAAGGCGCGCGCAGGGACCAGCGAAGCGAGGTCCCTCCCCGCGTGGAACCCCGGCACCGCTACCGACAGCGACGAGAATGTCGTCATCGCTCAGAACTGGGACGAGATCCGGCGCACCCTGTGGAATTACGTGGGGATCGTCCGCTCCGACAAGCGCCTGATCCGGGCGCGGAGTCGCGTCGATCTGCTCATGGAAGAGATCAACCAGTATTATTGGAACTTCCGGGTGACGTCCGACCTCTTGGAGCTCCGAAACATCGCGACGGTCGCCGACCTGATCATCCGATGCGCCCTGTGGCGGAAGGAAAGCCGGGGATTGCATTACAACATCGACTATCCGGATCCCCGGGCCGAATTCCAAACCGACACCCTTCTATGA
- a CDS encoding FtsX-like permease family protein: MKIILLLTRIAARNTLRNKRRTLLTMSILALGSSGLIVIGGFFTDLMDGFREVFIHSQTGHLQVNARGYDRLGATDPFQFLIPDLPRVQGEVEKTPHVLFTAPRLSFSGMASSSSVTVGCMALGVDAQREQWMGGFRTNGQNMPSIRIVEGADLDPAEPDGVVLGTGLLASLGLKVGDSVGFVTTRPGGALDGAQFRVRGTFTTFIKDFDDRAMKLNLGKAQAILGTPNQAQSLLVVLDRTAQTDHVKAALLSRIGIEGGHLKDLEIIPWYEMADYYRQSKSLLNKIYETIQLILLIVFVISIGNTVNMAILERTREFGTMLAIGGGRETVFALILMEGFFLGLLGAGLGLLVGTGAAAILSAVGIEMTPPQAAQVYVTRVAVTPPLLLQAFLVAMLSAVIAAVSPAYRICRTRIVESLGYV, translated from the coding sequence ATGAAAATCATCCTGCTGTTGACGCGGATCGCCGCAAGAAACACGTTACGGAACAAACGGCGCACCCTGCTCACGATGTCCATCCTCGCGCTGGGCAGCAGCGGTCTCATCGTCATCGGCGGATTTTTCACCGACCTGATGGACGGGTTCCGTGAAGTCTTCATCCACAGCCAAACGGGACACCTGCAGGTGAACGCCCGCGGCTATGACCGGCTCGGGGCGACCGATCCGTTTCAGTTCCTGATCCCGGATCTCCCGCGCGTTCAGGGTGAGGTGGAAAAAACACCCCACGTTCTCTTCACGGCGCCCCGCCTGTCGTTTTCCGGCATGGCGAGCTCGAGCTCGGTCACCGTCGGATGCATGGCCCTGGGCGTGGACGCCCAAAGGGAACAATGGATGGGGGGATTCCGGACCAACGGACAGAACATGCCCTCGATACGGATCGTGGAAGGCGCGGATCTCGACCCCGCGGAACCGGACGGCGTCGTGCTCGGCACGGGCCTCCTCGCGTCGTTGGGTCTCAAAGTCGGCGATTCCGTCGGCTTCGTGACCACCCGCCCCGGCGGGGCGCTGGACGGCGCCCAATTTCGAGTCCGTGGAACGTTCACGACCTTCATCAAGGACTTCGACGACCGGGCCATGAAGCTCAACCTGGGAAAGGCCCAGGCCATCCTGGGAACGCCCAATCAGGCGCAAAGCCTCTTGGTCGTTCTGGATAGGACGGCTCAAACGGATCACGTGAAGGCAGCCCTACTCTCCCGGATCGGAATAGAGGGGGGACACCTGAAGGACCTGGAGATCATCCCCTGGTATGAAATGGCCGACTACTACCGCCAGAGCAAGTCCCTCCTGAACAAGATCTACGAGACCATCCAGTTGATCCTCCTGATCGTCTTTGTGATCAGCATCGGCAATACCGTCAATATGGCGATCCTGGAGCGCACCCGCGAATTCGGAACCATGCTGGCGATCGGAGGCGGGCGGGAGACCGTGTTCGCGCTCATATTGATGGAAGGGTTCTTCTTGGGCCTGCTGGGAGCGGGATTGGGACTTCTCGTGGGAACCGGCGCGGCGGCCATCCTGTCGGCCGTCGGCATCGAGATGACTCCTCCTCAGGCGGCTCAAGTTTACGTCACCCGGGTGGCCGTGACCCCGCCGCTTCTCCTCCAGGCATTCCTCGTCGCCATGCTTTCCGCCGTGATCGCCGCGGTCTCGCCGGCCTACCGGATCTGCCGGACGCGGATCGTCGAGTCGTTGGGCTACGTCTAG
- a CDS encoding lysophospholipase: MTHGNPDIHHEKGTFKGAGDLDLFIQSWTPKKPQKTGKAVAPLKPAVIAIVHGMAEHSGRYGFPVRYFTRRGYTVYAMDLRGHGESGGRRAYAESLGHLMEDLRRFLDRIRKHEKGKKVFLVGHSFGGQLALNYGVRHPEGLAGIIVSSPNVSLKVRIPLLKRLAAPVLSRLVPKLALGNELDPSMVSRDPEVVDAYRRDPKIQKKITTRLADIVLENHLTIIALAKKLKVPSLLMHAGADLICSPEGTRAFFENIPIRDKRFKVYEGFYHELFNEVGRNQVFRDMELWILKRL; encoded by the coding sequence ATGACCCACGGAAATCCGGACATCCATCACGAGAAGGGCACGTTCAAGGGGGCGGGGGACTTGGACCTCTTCATCCAGTCCTGGACCCCCAAAAAGCCCCAAAAAACAGGCAAGGCCGTGGCGCCGCTCAAACCCGCCGTCATCGCCATCGTTCACGGCATGGCCGAGCATTCAGGGCGATACGGATTCCCCGTCCGGTATTTCACGCGGCGGGGCTATACCGTTTACGCGATGGACCTCCGGGGCCATGGCGAATCCGGGGGCAGGCGCGCCTACGCCGAATCCCTCGGTCATCTCATGGAGGACCTCCGGCGTTTTCTGGACCGCATCCGGAAGCACGAAAAGGGCAAGAAGGTCTTCCTGGTGGGCCACAGTTTCGGCGGCCAGCTCGCCTTGAACTACGGAGTGCGGCATCCCGAGGGGTTGGCGGGCATCATCGTTTCGTCGCCGAACGTGAGCCTCAAGGTCCGCATCCCCCTCCTCAAGCGCCTGGCGGCGCCGGTCCTCTCGCGGCTCGTCCCCAAGCTCGCGTTGGGCAACGAGTTGGATCCCAGCATGGTCTCGCGGGACCCCGAGGTCGTGGACGCCTACCGCCGTGACCCGAAGATCCAGAAGAAGATCACGACGCGGCTCGCCGACATCGTCCTGGAGAACCATCTCACCATCATAGCCCTGGCCAAGAAGCTCAAGGTGCCGAGCCTCCTGATGCACGCCGGCGCCGACCTCATCTGCTCGCCCGAGGGGACGCGCGCGTTCTTCGAGAACATTCCCATCCGGGACAAGAGGTTCAAGGTCTACGAGGGTTTCTATCACGAGCTTTTCAACGAAGTCGGCCGCAATCAGGTCTTCCGGGACATGGAGCTATGGATCTTAAAAAGGCTGTAA
- the dnaJ gene encoding molecular chaperone DnaJ has product MASARRDYYEILGVAKSASPEEIKKAYRQLALKFHPDRNPGDKQSEEHFKEAAEAYEILSDTEKRARYDRFGHAGVGAAGSRPFEDVDDIFASFGDIFEDFFGFSPGRRGRSRARRGRDLSSEIELSFEEACFGVERTIEVKRRERCEDCGGQGAAPGSERKTCPSCRGSGQVGRSQGFFTVTTTCGQCQGEGSIVSDPCRSCGGAGRVARHKKITVKVPPGVDDGIRLVLQNEGEAGESGGGNGDLYVFLHVARHERFERDGRTIFSEETIPMTTAALGGEIEVVTLEGKRVIRVPKGTETGDTVIIEGLGVPELKAQSKSRRGDHVVRLLVKTPKNLSSKQEDLLREFAALSGHAAEAPKKKKKGFFS; this is encoded by the coding sequence GTGGCTTCCGCGCGACGGGACTATTACGAGATCCTCGGGGTGGCGAAGTCCGCCTCGCCCGAGGAGATCAAGAAGGCCTACCGCCAGCTCGCGCTGAAGTTCCACCCCGATCGCAACCCCGGCGACAAGCAGTCCGAGGAGCATTTCAAGGAGGCCGCCGAGGCCTATGAGATCCTGTCCGACACCGAGAAGCGGGCGCGCTACGACCGATTCGGCCACGCCGGGGTCGGGGCCGCAGGCAGCCGACCCTTTGAAGACGTCGACGACATCTTCGCCTCCTTCGGCGACATCTTTGAGGACTTTTTCGGCTTCAGCCCCGGTCGCCGCGGCCGGTCCCGCGCCCGCCGGGGGCGCGACCTCTCCTCCGAGATCGAGCTGTCGTTCGAAGAGGCCTGTTTCGGTGTCGAGCGGACGATCGAGGTCAAGCGCCGGGAGCGTTGCGAGGATTGCGGCGGTCAGGGCGCGGCCCCGGGTTCGGAGCGCAAGACCTGTCCGTCGTGCCGGGGGTCGGGCCAGGTCGGGCGAAGCCAGGGATTCTTCACGGTGACCACGACCTGCGGACAGTGCCAGGGCGAGGGGTCGATCGTGAGCGATCCGTGCCGGTCCTGCGGCGGGGCGGGGCGCGTCGCCCGCCACAAAAAGATCACCGTCAAGGTCCCGCCGGGCGTCGACGACGGCATCCGTCTCGTGCTCCAAAACGAAGGCGAGGCGGGGGAGTCCGGCGGAGGGAACGGCGACCTGTACGTGTTCCTCCATGTCGCGCGGCACGAGCGATTCGAACGGGACGGCAGGACGATTTTTTCCGAGGAAACGATTCCCATGACGACGGCCGCCCTGGGCGGCGAGATCGAGGTCGTCACGCTGGAGGGCAAGCGCGTGATCCGCGTGCCCAAGGGGACCGAGACGGGCGATACGGTCATCATCGAGGGACTCGGCGTGCCGGAACTCAAGGCGCAAAGCAAGTCGCGGCGCGGCGACCATGTGGTAAGGCTTCTCGTCAAGACGCCCAAGAATCTTTCGTCCAAGCAGGAGGATCTCCTCCGCGAGTTCGCGGCCCTCTCCGGGCACGCCGCGGAGGCGCCGAAGAAGAAAAAGAAGGGGTTCTTTTCCTGA